In Rattus rattus isolate New Zealand chromosome 9, Rrattus_CSIRO_v1, whole genome shotgun sequence, a genomic segment contains:
- the Mmp25 gene encoding matrix metalloproteinase-25, translating into MCLPGSQISPAHLYYPVSAPCRAGSLTSSIPPGRRESGLFRMPLRSVQAERILRLQALGLPLLVLLLVLLQPVRAQNLRAQDVSMGVDWLTRYGYLPPADPVHAQMQSLGKLQDAIKVMQRFAGLPETGQMDPITIATMHKPRCSLPDILGPAGLVRRRRRYTLSGSVWKKRTLTWSIQSFSQSSQLSQSVVRTLVSYALDVWAVASGLTFQEVDSQYQEPDIVIHFSRAYHQDSYPFDGPGGTLAHAFFPGEHPISGDTHFDDEETWTFGSTDGEGTDLFAVAVHEFGHALGLGHSSAPNSIMRPFYQGPVGDPGTYRLSQDDRDGLQQLYGRVSQTPNDKPTRKPLVPPPQPPVMPPDSPSTPVPDRCKGNFDAVANIRGEIFFFKGPWFWRLQPSGQLVSPRPAGLHRFWEGLPNDVRVIQAAYARPQDGRIILFSGPQFWVFQERQLQGAARPLVEFGLPPGEEVDAVFSWPFNGKTYLIRGQKYWRYDEVAGSPDPDYPRPLSLWEGAPFAPDDVTISNTGDTYFFKGTHSWRFAKGSVKSESDSPQPIGPTWLDCPAPNSDPQVPSPPKTTPETGSCDCHCELNQTSEQLSPTFLLPLLPLLAGAIFSC; encoded by the exons ATGTGCCTCCCAGGATCCCAGATTTCTCCTGCCCATCTCTACTACCCTGTGTCGGCTCCCTGCCGCGCCGGGTCCCTGACCTCCTCGATCCCTCCAGGGCGGCGGGAGTCAGGGCTCTTTCGAATGCCCCTGCGGTCCGTCCAAGCTGAACGCATCCTGAGGCTGCAAGCTCTGGGTCTCCCGTTACTGGTGCTTCTGTTGGTTCTGCTGCAGCCGGTGCGAGCTCAGAATCTCAGGGCGCAGGACGTGAGCATGGGCGTG GACTGGCTGACTCGCTATGGCTACCTGCCACCGGCGGATCCTGTCCACGCCCAGATGCAGAGTCTAGGGAAGCTGCAGGATGCGATCAAAGTCATGCAGAGATTTGCCGGACTACCTGAGACTGGACAAATGG ACCCAATAACAATAGCCACCATGCACAAGCCCCGTTGCTCCCTGCCTGATATTCTGGGGCCTGCTGGGCTGGTCAGGCGCCGGCGTCGCTATACTCTGAGTGGCAGCGTGTGGAAGAAGCGCACCCTGACGTGGAG taTCCAGTCcttctctcagagctcccagtTGAGCCAGTCTGTTGTCCGGACCCTTGTGAGCTATGCCCTAGATGTCTGGGCTGTTGCGTCAGGCCTAACGTTCCAAGAGGTGGATTCTCAGTACCAGGAGCCTGACATCGTTATCCACTTTTCCCGGGCCTACCACCAAGACAGTTACCCCTTTGACGGGCCTGGTGGCACCCTGGCTCACGCCTTCTTCCCTGGAGAGCACCCCATCTCTGGAGACACTCACTTTGACGATGAAGAGACCTGGACTTTTGGGTCAACAG ATGGTGAAGGAACCGACCTATTTGCAGTAGCAGTTCATGAATTTGGCCATGCCCTAGGCCTTGGCCACTCTTCTGCACCCAACTCCATTATGAGGCCCTTCTACCAGGGCCCGGTGGGTGACCCTGGCACATACCGCTTGTCCCAGGATGACCGTGATGGATTGCAGCAGCTCTATG GGAGAGTGTCCCAAACTCCGAATGACAAGCCCACAAGGAAACCTCTGGtaccacctccccagcctccagtCATGCCCCCTGACAG cccctccacacCTGTGCCTGATCGATGTAAGGGCAATTTTGATGCTGTTGCCAACATCcgaggggaaattttcttcttcaaag GCCCCTGGTTCTGGCGCCTCCAACCCTCAGGACAGCTGGTATCACCCCGCCCTGCTGGGTTGCACCGCTTTTGGGAGGGGCTGCCAAACGATGTGAGGGTCATTCAGGCTGCCTATGCCCGACCCCAAGATGGCCGAATCATCCTCTTCAGCG GCCCGCAGTTCTGGGTGTTCCAGGAACGACAGCTTCAGGGTGCAGCGAGGCCACTGGTAGAGTTTGGGCTGCCCCCGGGAGAAGAAGTGGATGCTGTGTTCTCATGGCCTTTCAACGGCAAGACATACCTGATCCGAGGCCAAAAGTACTGGCGGTATGACGAAGTGGCCGGGAGCCCAGACCCTGATTACCCGCGTCCTCTGAGTCTCTGGGAGGGCGCGCCCTTTGCCCCAGATGACGTCACCATCAGCAACACAG GTGACACTTACTTTTTCAAAGGCACCCATTCCTGGCGCTTTGCGAAGGGCAGTGTCAAATCTGAGTCAGATTCCCCCCAGCCCATTGGGCCCACGTGGCTGGACTGCCCTGCCCCGAACTCTGATCCTCAAGTCCCCAGTCCCCCGAAAACGACACCCGAAACCGGAAGCTGTGATTGCCACTGCGAACTCAATCAAACCTCGGAGCAGCTGTCACCGACCTTCCTGCTGCCCCTCCTGCCCCTATTGGCTGGAGCCATCTTTTCTTGCTGA